The Ostreibacterium oceani genome has a segment encoding these proteins:
- a CDS encoding GPO family capsid scaffolding protein, whose product MKKKTLRIAAAGYTVSDGREIKPEWLTDIADTYDQSTYGARCWIEHLRNVTEAGPFPAVGDVEAVFTQTDTINGTDTLCLYADIIANEHLIAMNKNNQKIYTSIEVTPDFAKTGKAYLTGLAFTDSPASLGTEPLKFSARAARDATAHAVDSKDNGNSGNTDNNMNNAGRVYSEVIETALCASVATDAPDTTPDTTPDTTVPMNDDNDFHTTVIAALDTLSELLNDTVLSHERRLAALEDTDNQLDDIVPADRETLTTAVDSDDQRDDLAPQTTIDQLSALSAQLDTLTRDFAAAQATIDQLTAFKSAVESTDMHYVAPHAGVGGDDIIRADC is encoded by the coding sequence ATGAAGAAAAAAACGCTACGCATCGCCGCCGCAGGTTACACCGTCAGCGATGGCCGCGAGATTAAGCCCGAGTGGCTGACCGATATCGCCGACACCTATGATCAATCGACTTATGGGGCGCGGTGCTGGATAGAGCACTTGCGTAACGTCACCGAGGCAGGGCCGTTTCCCGCCGTCGGCGATGTCGAGGCGGTGTTTACGCAGACCGATACCATCAACGGCACCGACACGCTGTGTCTGTACGCCGACATCATCGCGAACGAGCACTTGATCGCAATGAATAAAAACAATCAAAAAATCTACACCTCGATTGAGGTCACCCCCGACTTTGCCAAAACGGGTAAAGCCTATCTGACGGGGCTCGCGTTTACCGATTCCCCCGCTAGCCTTGGCACCGAGCCGCTCAAGTTTAGCGCCCGCGCTGCCCGTGATGCCACGGCCCACGCCGTCGACAGCAAAGACAACGGCAATAGCGGCAACACCGACAACAACATGAACAACGCGGGCAGGGTGTACTCGGAGGTCATCGAGACGGCACTGTGTGCATCGGTTGCCACCGATGCCCCCGACACTACCCCCGATACCACCCCCGATACCACTGTGCCAATGAATGACGACAATGATTTTCACACCACGGTCATCGCCGCGCTGGACACGCTGAGTGAGCTATTGAATGACACGGTGCTGTCGCACGAGCGTCGCCTCGCCGCGCTAGAGGATACGGATAATCAGCTCGATGACATCGTGCCCGCTGATCGCGAGACACTCACGACCGCGGTTGACAGTGATGACCAGCGCGACGACCTCGCCCCGCAGACGACCATCGACCAACTCAGCGCGCTATCGGCGCAGCTGGACACGCTGACCCGCGATTTTGCCGCGGCACAAGCGACCATCGACCAACTCACCGCGTTTAAATCCGCCGTCGAATCCACCGACATGCACTACGTCGCACCGCACGCAGGCGTGGGCGGGGATGACATTATTCGCGCCGATTGCTAA
- a CDS encoding phage major capsid protein, P2 family yields MKNETRDKLEQYFTTQASLNSISIDTVRGGHKFIAAPSVEQTLEKRIQESDGFLRSINIFGVDEMEGETIGLGVGSTIASRTDTESAERETRDVHSLNAARYYCRQTNFDTHVRYALLDQWAKFPDFEDKLTASIVTRIGLDRIMIGFHGTNAANNTDRVANPLLQDVNTGWIQKYRNDAPDKVMSDGAAAGSITIGETGDYKNLHALALDIRNNALDVWHRNAAGLCVIMGRDLQADDTMRLVNQAHSPSESLALAKIRQTGVIDGLPVIDVPHFPDGTMMLTTLANLSIYTQNGGKRRHFADNPRRDRLETYTSSNDAYAIEDYGLGGIAENVSFI; encoded by the coding sequence ATGAAAAACGAGACCCGAGACAAGCTAGAACAATACTTTACGACCCAAGCCAGCCTCAACAGCATCAGCATCGACACGGTGCGGGGCGGGCACAAATTTATCGCCGCGCCCAGCGTCGAGCAAACGTTAGAGAAACGCATCCAAGAGTCCGACGGCTTTTTGCGCTCGATTAACATTTTCGGCGTCGACGAGATGGAGGGCGAGACCATCGGTCTTGGGGTCGGCAGCACGATTGCGAGCCGTACCGACACCGAGTCGGCGGAGCGTGAGACGCGCGACGTGCACTCACTAAACGCGGCGCGCTATTACTGCCGACAAACGAACTTCGACACCCACGTGCGCTATGCGCTACTTGATCAGTGGGCAAAATTCCCCGATTTCGAGGACAAGCTCACGGCGAGCATTGTCACGCGCATCGGGCTTGACCGTATTATGATCGGGTTTCACGGCACGAATGCGGCGAACAACACCGACCGCGTCGCCAACCCCTTGCTACAGGACGTCAACACAGGCTGGATTCAAAAATACCGCAACGACGCCCCCGATAAAGTCATGTCAGATGGCGCTGCGGCGGGTTCGATTACGATTGGCGAGACAGGCGATTACAAAAACTTACACGCCCTCGCGCTAGACATTCGCAACAACGCACTGGATGTGTGGCACCGTAATGCCGCAGGGCTATGCGTGATTATGGGGCGCGATTTACAAGCCGATGACACCATGCGACTGGTCAACCAAGCGCACAGCCCCAGCGAATCGCTGGCGCTCGCGAAAATTCGCCAAACAGGCGTGATTGATGGCTTGCCAGTGATTGACGTGCCGCACTTTCCTGATGGCACGATGATGCTAACGACGCTGGCGAACTTATCCATTTACACGCAAAACGGGGGCAAGCGCCGCCACTTTGCCGATAATCCACGCCGTGACCGACTCGAAACCTACACCTCGTCTAACGACGCTTATGCTATCGAAGACTACGGACTTGGCGGGATTGCCGAGAATGTGAGCTTTATCTAA
- the gpM gene encoding phage terminase small subunit, whose amino-acid sequence MSSLFRRHRERILAAQHAEADRAARAGGTSWHTAVDAYDTLLMALAEDNARLSNVRGTEAKTALKRELLPTYRDWSDAAVDAILSSDMASDGGSENSGENNGGHRQDDIVAHVFVWSIDIGDYDTALRLFSAISAADMTLPERFRRRPADFLAEQLAEAAIDECYREVAPDARTVTRALFDRVMTAIAGIDMHDEISAKLMKAGGGLSESDDDLSGALDYYERAIALNPKIGVKTKIKALKKALKKAADDSRQPDK is encoded by the coding sequence ATGTCGAGTTTATTTAGGCGCCATCGTGAGCGCATACTAGCCGCCCAACACGCTGAAGCCGACCGCGCCGCGCGCGCGGGTGGTACTTCGTGGCACACGGCGGTGGATGCTTACGACACGTTACTGATGGCGCTTGCCGAGGATAACGCACGCCTATCGAATGTACGCGGCACCGAGGCCAAGACCGCGCTGAAACGCGAGTTGTTACCGACGTATCGCGATTGGAGCGACGCGGCCGTGGACGCGATTTTATCAAGTGACATGGCTAGCGACGGGGGCAGCGAGAATAGTGGCGAGAATAATGGCGGACACCGCCAAGACGACATCGTGGCGCACGTCTTTGTCTGGTCGATTGATATCGGCGACTACGACACCGCGTTGCGCTTATTTTCCGCGATTTCCGCCGCCGACATGACTTTGCCCGAGCGTTTTCGCAGGCGCCCTGCCGATTTCTTAGCCGAGCAACTGGCCGAGGCGGCGATTGATGAGTGTTACCGCGAGGTCGCGCCCGATGCACGCACCGTGACGCGGGCGCTATTTGATCGCGTCATGACGGCGATTGCGGGCATTGATATGCACGATGAGATTAGCGCCAAGCTAATGAAAGCAGGCGGCGGGCTGTCCGAGTCCGATGATGACTTGTCGGGGGCGCTAGATTATTACGAGCGCGCCATCGCGCTAAACCCCAAGATTGGCGTCAAGACCAAAATCAAAGCGCTTAAAAAGGCGCTTAAAAAGGCGGCAGACGATAGCCGACAGCCCGACAAATAG